From Pieris napi chromosome 24, ilPieNapi1.2, whole genome shotgun sequence:
CCTGAAGATCCACGAAGAAGTCCTAAGGGTTTGGAAATACCTGAAATaacagctggttccataaaAGGTAAACCACGCGGCAAGAAGTGTCTTAAAAAGAGTTGTTTTTGTGGTGGAAGATGGAATTTCCCATTCAGgatactaataataaagaatttgttctcgcatttgaaataaatatatagatagtaCACACTTTGGCaatcattatattatagaaataacattacatttaggataacataacatttattgatattaagaaataattctAAAACATCAATTGTCGGGACTTAATTAGGGCTTATTAGCCTCCATGTTGTCCTTAATCCACTTGGAGTAGCTGGTGGTTCTCGTGTAGACATCAGGCACTCCACGAGCACACGGAACGTTAAATGAGACGATAGCAGCAGATTTGTTGTTGCACGCCAAGGATCCACCAGAATCACCCTGAAAAGTGTTTAGTAAGATCTTTGTTTAAGAAAGAGTGAAACGTGGAAATTCCAAACATTACAACGAATAAACTTAAAAGGTCCGATTTCCAGATTATCCTTGAAATATTCTCTgagttacataatataaaataagtttattagggtgtaggccgagagaaaaagctgGCGTAAAAAAACTCTTGgtatgtgtatatatttatagtttatatcgatttatgtatctgttccgTGGTCActtgtaataggcaagtaggtaatcaacCTTCCCGCCTGAAATGGTTAAACacagtcgactttttgggtctaaggcatgccggtttcctcacgatgttttccttcgacGTGCGAGCGAGTcttatgcgcacatagacagaaagtcgaTTGTAGGGTAAGAAATCGAACCAAGATATATATCTGACTCTGTTAAGATGAAGCAGGTAATTATGTAGGGACATTTATTAAGATTGAGCCATGAAAAACTCAATTTgtaaaacaacaaaacaaaaacagtcCTACAGTAAAGTCGGTTAATTGTTCAGTCCCTACTTGAGGGATTTTCTATCTTAAGGCCCCAGTACACAATGGCCCATGCGGGCCCACTACAGGCCATCGCCATTGTGTACAGGGGGTAATGGTATATGATGGCGGACAATAATTGTCAATCGTGGCGCGCAATCGGGGAGTTGTCGGTTTTTTGGGCACACTTCAAAGGAATCGTGGCGTAGCGTGGCCTGTGGTGTTTACACAATCGGCCATTGTTTAGTTCGTCACCGGCCGCTGACCGGGATAGTACACTTTTGTGTTTCGTGCTAGAACTAGAATTTGTTCTAGCACTAGAATTTGTAAAACTGTTTCGATGAATGGTCAGCATCCACCATCGCCTTTTTCgccatttcttttttataactttgtgACGGTACACACTTCTGTAATACTTGTAAAcagtatacaaataaatagcCGCCTGCAACAGCCGTAATTACTTCGACGTCCATTACAAGTGGTTTGCCAGGCAGCAATGAGGCATGCGCCATTGTGTGAACACCAAGTGATAGTGGCCTACAATTGTGCATTGCAAAGCGTGGCCCATCACAGGCCATTGTGTACTGGGGGCTTTAAGTAATTACGTAATTAGCTAACCTTGCAACATCTTATAGTGACCATATCACATGAAAATcatgtatgttttaaatacagtcaaaaccgtttacgacgacatccgaacaacataccggttatattgaccaaattcaaaggtcccggctgacttctattgtattaggtacttaataactacgtcatcggctgttacgaccatcggtttttacgaccaaatatgagtagtcccttcgttGTCGTTacaacagattttgactgtaaatAGATTGACTTGCTTATTTATGCAGTGTATGATTAAGGACTGTTTCACACGTACCACAACCACACCACGTCGCAACGACAAAATGCTGTGAAGCAGTGGTTACGTGTAAATAGTGTCGCTGCAGCTTTTTGTAGTAGCGTTGTGGTACCGACAAAATGTCGATGTGGTTGCATTGTCGCCAGTAGTTGCGATGCGTCGTGTGCACAGTTGCGGAACGTGTTTCCGCTATGAATGCTGGAGTTGACTGAGTTCGAAGAGGAAACTTTGTCACCTTAGTCGAACGCAGAATGAATAAACCGGGGGAGGTCGGCCACTAGTTCGCAGTGCCGCTGGTGGTGGCATTGTGGTTGCGATGTGGTCGGTATCATATACGCCCAGCCACGTGGTGTGGTTGAGGTGTGGTTGTGTAGCCCTTAGAATTTTGGGACcgaatatacaaaatatttcaaataggTAGGTATACAATGTCTGCTCGGTTACATTTCTATTTTCACCCACAACGTAGTTATAGGATCGAATAGGATTTTAGTCTTGTACGACTTTGCGGGACCTGATAACAATAATTACTTACTTTGCAAGTACCTTCGCCTTTCTTGTTAAGAGTACAGATGTGGCTTTCAGTAATAGGGAAATTCTTTTCAGCgcgttttaatatttcattagcTTTACAGTCTTCCTCGGATATAATTTTTACGTCCAACCATTGCAATTTGTCGTGACTGCGTCTTCCCCTTTGCTGgaaaaatttgattaattacaatttgaacttttataaatcatatttttttatataacagttgggaaacgggcaggagggtcccctgatgttaagtgataccgctacccatggacactcacggATGCGTTGccaaccttttaagaattggtacattCGGTTGTATTAGttaggaaatacttcagtagctGAATCCTTGACCCGAAATTTGTGCCGTTACCATGataaaaggtttatttatCCAGTTATATAAGCCGTTTGGTTCAATTTTTTTCGTCTTGTATAGAgagaaattatgttttaagatTATACTTACGTCGATGTATCCCCATCCAGATAATTTACACTTGTCCCCTGGTTTGGGGTCTTCCGTGGCTATTTCGATAGCTTTAACTTTGTCTGTAAATTCAATCTTCTTTGTGGTTCTCAACAGTGCAATATCATTAACATTCGGTCTTGCGGtatatttttcatgttttaCAATTTTGTCAACTTTGTATCTGGTACCTCCAGACGTTATGCTGTTTGTTCCTGCCAAAACGCTTAAATCTTTTGGCGATAcgctgaaaaatatttttactttaatagaaataatttaattcgatagatagtcaatattttttagataatttactaaaacagttaatataaatttatttaaaaatactcatAATCGAATCCTAGGCTTACTCTCGGACACATTGTGCTGCAGTGAGGATCCATTGGTCAGCAATGATGGCACCACCACAGGTTGCGATGTTATTATAATCTGAACGCTGTagagatattatgtatggCACAGCCCCATCTGGTGCGTCTGACCCACCCACGACGCGGCCTTCGGGCTCATTGATCTCTGATATTTCTGCGgctttaaaatgaaaatagtgaaaattatattttataaaatttcatttatttcctcgaaagtaatttgtttaacgttaatatgaaaggttattaaaataagcttaTAAATAAGGATATATAGACGGCTTGATCTGAGCCAATAACTTTAGCATGATGTGACCGACCGACATGGTATGATCATGATGATGTAATGATACATTGAAAACTGGCACAGTAGTTAGATAGATGTAGTTTCGCTTCagtataatttttactaattctacCTTTTTATTAGCTTCTTACTAACTTAAAACTATAgaacatttttatatgcaaCTCAATAGAGACTTtccgaaataaaaatttagtttagttcttatttttctttctataccTAACCTTCCGTAGAAATCAAGGGAGGCATAAATATTTACCAAAATAATtggcaacatattttgcgattcacatataatttatatttataatttaaattattaattaaaagacaaATGCTTACCAAGAGCCCCGCAAAGCACAAAAGCAATAAGGAAGTAGTTCGTCAAATACATTTTGCTGGATTTGCTTAAACTATAGAAATTCTcgaattatatacaaatttcGTAAGTAACGGTGTGTTCACAATGAGGATAAAACCATTATTAGATGTTTAAATGgtggtatattttatatcactTATTAGATTATGATTTTCCTATTACAATATGTGTATTTCCTGGGGGCTGCCCCGAATCCTTTGATATttgtcatattaaaaaaaacatttcactTGTTACAACACGGATTGCTATTGTGGCATTTAGAATTACAAAGTAATCATGATGATCTGCAGGTGcatttttctgtttttcaACATTTACCGTGCCATTAATGTAAATCCTAAGATTTACCAACAGAATGGTGGTAAGAGTTCGAATCGCAAACCTTTTGGGACATTTACCATTAGGAATTGGTAGATCTTAGGTTTTACTGGAATATCTTAGGATTTACTGCAGTTCAAGCTTTTACAGtagcatatatataaataagtacgggATGTCTGCACCAAGAGACCTAAAGTAAGAGACGGAGCTCTAGGGATAAGATATAGGGTTCAAGGTAGTAGTATTATCTCAAAGCTATCGGGAATCACCACGACAATAAAGGGCTTGTCTGCGCCACTTTGAGAGGAAGCGAGAAATCAATAAGACAGAGGAGCATTTGTAGACAATGAAATTGCTCTCTAATTGCTTTCTTGAGGTAAAATCAAGgtcaaaatagttttaagtaatgttatttttcattttgtaaaGCTTTCTTATGTCGATAAGAGAGATAGATCAGAATTTAAGGTTTTACTGAAGctgtttaaattgttttatttatatgcaatatttttctatatgatatttttatcatctctatactttttataacaagtactagcagaccggccaagcgttgctgtggctaaggtttttgttatattacatagtagcaaactattcaagggaaacggtaggagaacaccagtcatggggaccaccatgcttttttggtggttatgccattataTTGTAGCttatatatcaaataataaacaaatattttgcaataaaataatattgcgggtataaattcgacgactcattggtctagtggttagtacccctgactacgaatccatgggtcccgggttcgatccccggctgagacgaacatagctgtgatgagcatttggtgttgtgcttaggtcttgggtgtttaaatatgtatttatatgtctatctatctataatatgtatgtatatccgttgcctagtacccataacacaagcttcaccagcttagcatgggactaggtcaattggtgtgaattgtctttatacaaaaaaaaaaaaatggagatgtaagctatcctatcttttaagttagatcaaactgcatacggtgtgcaaatttgattgaaatcggttcgttagtttaggagtccatagcggacatttttttttttttttttttttgaaaggaatctcgctgttggcctttggggcctttacagctcagctcgggctggtTGGCGAGCGAAGCTCGGCCAGAATGGCGTTTTTcccgcgactagcgcaagggcgtctcctgtgagactcgaacctcggcttgggccgtcgcggggtggtcaatcgcctgaagggcaggacggaaactcactggagtgagcgaagtGCGAAGTAGAGGTCCTCGCCTTCCCCGGTGAAGGCGGTTTTTAACCATAATCTGTGTCTGAATACTTGATTGTTATTATTGGCCGCGCGGGcggcttttaatttaatgtgttAGCTACGATAATTGGATCATCCGAATCCTTTAGTGTGTAAGTGTACCTGGGCCTCCTAAGAGCCTTTTGTATCGGAAGGGGTTAATATGGTCGTAACTATTGCGGTGTGCCGGATTCCACAAATTGCCGCACGGACTTAAGGAGCAGGGCATGCTCGGTTATTACCTCCACCTTGGTGGACGCAGTTTTGGCGGACTTAAAGGCCTCCGCGAATGCGACGAGTGCGTCTAAGTCTATAGCGTCTATTACGCTGAACGCAAGATTAAAAGCGTCGCGGACGCTGCCTGACTCCTCAGTTGCCTTCATGGGAGGGCTGAGGGCTTTGGTGGGAGGGTTCGCATTTAATGTGGGCCTCTCTTTTAAGATAGGGATTGGCGCAGGGACCTGGGAAGGCGCTGCGGTTGCCGATTTAGATGGCAGAGGCGGGAAGGCTTCTGCCGTGAGTTGGGGAGGGCCCTCCGTAACGGAGGGCTTGGCCCATGGACTAATACCGGGAGGCGGGGCCGGCACGTATGAGGGCTTTGCTCCCGTGCCACGACGGGCCGCGTCGCGACCCACCATGCGCCAAGACGGCGGCTTATGCGCCTTGGGGGCTCTAGGACAACCGCGATAATTAGCAGGGTGCCCCTGTTGCCCGCAAAGCACACACGCCGGCGGCTCAGCGCACGGGAGTGTCCGCTTACAGTCCGAGGTGCCATGGTCGCCTAAACACTTTACGCACCGCGCCCTCGCAAAACAGTTTCGGGCTGCGTGCCCGTAGAGTTGGCAGCGATGACACTGCCGTGTGAAAGAGTGTTTGAGGGGAGTTATAACCCTCAACCCCGAGAGCTTACAGCACTCCCGAaggttaaaaatctttttcccACTCGGAGTAGGGTCTAAGACTACAAGTACCATATCGTACTCTTCTTTGGTGGAGCGGTTTAGCATACGGAATACATCCCTTACGGGGTATCCCTGCTCGGTCAGGTCTATTTGGACGACCCCGGAGTCTATTTCCTTCGGGATGCCCTTGATAACTACCCTAAGGACGCGCTCCTCGGGCAAGGGGAAAGTGTGACCTCCGATACCTTCGGAACGAAGGTAGGAGGTAAGGAACCGGTGGTGCTCAGGTGTGAACACCTGTTGTCCCTCAAAGTTCGGGCTTTATAACTGATCAACTTTGAGTCGAGAAGCTTAGAAAGGGTGGGCCATACGCCCTTGTCCCTAACATAAACGGGCGGGGGGGTTTTGATGCGGTCCGCGGGGGCGGAGGGCGCAGGTTTGTCCGATTTGTCCGATAACAACGAACTTAAATCCCTCTTCGGAGGGTTTATTGGCTGTGTAGGCCTTTTCGCGGGTGGGCTGCCGTTAGCCGAACGCTTTTTCTTTAACGTTaacatgaaaatattattttataagcataatatacgtatatagaCGACTTGGTTTGGGACAAGACATTAGCATGGTGTGACCGACCGACGTGGTATGATCATGATGATGTAATGATAAAGTGAAAACTGGCACTGTAGATAGAACTGctacttattatttactagctgcccccgcaaTGTATTTCgctttaatatagtttttactaattctacctttttagtagcttcTTACTAACATATACCTAACTATAGAACATTTTCCAATAGAACCCCATAGAGACTTtccgaaataaaaatttagtttagttcaTATTTTTCTCTCTATATACCTAACCTTCCTAGAAATTAAgggataaataaatacttagcTAAATAATtggcaacatattttgcgattcacatataagtatatatatatatatatatatataaatagttttaatttattatttaaattaataattgaaagaCAAATGCTTACCAAGAGCCCCGCAAAAAACAAAACCAAAGAGGAAGTAGTTCGTCAAAGACATTTTGCTGGATGTGCTTGAATTATAGAAATTCTcgaattatatacaaatttcaTAAGTAACGGTGTGTTCACAATGaggattaaacaattattagatgtttaaatggtggtatattttatatcacttattagattataattttcatattacaaTATGTGCACTTCCTGGGGGCTCCCGAGAAGCGTTTCAGATTTGTCATATTCACTATATAAACTCCACGCCATAAACTGTTTTGTATGGGCAGCTCGGTCAGTATCTTTCGTTAGAATGTGAGGTGATGGGCCATACGCCTGATCAATAAGTTAATTGTACTGGATTTGCTTAAATCGGGAGCAATTTTCTTATCTTATATTTGATGCCATTTCACAAAGACATGCTTGATACGagataataaaagaaatgttgtttctataaaataatataaagatatacaCTGTCTTTGAAATCATCTTGTAAGCATATCC
This genomic window contains:
- the LOC125061681 gene encoding chymotrypsin-2-like isoform X3; translated protein: MYLTNYFLIAFVLCGALAAKISETDEPEGRVVGGTDAPDGAVPYIVSLQRSNYNNFPFCGGAIIADRWILTAAQCVRDVSPKDLSVLAGTNSITSGGTRYKVDKIVKHEKYTARPNVNDIALLRTTKKIEFTDKVKAIEIATEDPKPGDKCKLSGWGYIDQRGRRSHDKLQWLDVKIISEEDCKANEILKRAEKNFPITESHICTLNKKGEGTCKGDSGGSLACNNKSAAIVSFNVPCARGVPDVYTRTTSYSKWIKDNMEANKP
- the LOC125061681 gene encoding chymotrypsin-2-like isoform X4, which produces MSLTNYFLLGFVLCGALAAKISETDEPEGRVVGGTDAPDGAVPYIVSLQRSNYNNFPFCGGAIIADRWILTAAQCVRDVSPKDLSVLAGTNSITSGGTRYKVDKIVKHEKYTARPNVNDIALLRTTKKIEFTDKVKAIEIATEDPKPGDKCKLSGWGYIDQRGRRSHDKLQWLDVKIISEEDCKANEILKRAEKNFPITESHICTLNKKGEGTCKGDSGGSLACNNKSAAIVSFNVPCARGVPDVYTRTTSYSKWIKDNMEANKP
- the LOC125061681 gene encoding chymotrypsin-2-like isoform X1, with translation MSLTNYFLFGFVFCGALAAEISEINEPEGRVVGGSDAPDGAVPYIISLQRSDYNNIATCGGAIIADQWILTAAQCVRDVSPKDLSVLAGTNSITSGGTRYKVDKIVKHEKYTARPNVNDIALLRTTKKIEFTDKVKAIEIATEDPKPGDKCKLSGWGYIDQRGRRSHDKLQWLDVKIISEEDCKANEILKRAEKNFPITESHICTLNKKGEGTCKGDSGGSLACNNKSAAIVSFNVPCARGVPDVYTRTTSYSKWIKDNMEANKP
- the LOC125061681 gene encoding chymotrypsin-2-like isoform X2 produces the protein MYLTNYFLIAFVLCGALAAEISEINEPEGRVVGGSDAPDGAVPYIISLQRSDYNNIATCGGAIIADQWILTAAQCVRDVSPKDLSVLAGTNSITSGGTRYKVDKIVKHEKYTARPNVNDIALLRTTKKIEFTDKVKAIEIATEDPKPGDKCKLSGWGYIDQRGRRSHDKLQWLDVKIISEEDCKANEILKRAEKNFPITESHICTLNKKGEGTCKGDSGGSLACNNKSAAIVSFNVPCARGVPDVYTRTTSYSKWIKDNMEANKP